GTTACAGCCCTAGAACCTAAAGGGTTTTGTCACTGTCCATAGTTTTGAAGAATGATCCACGGTTCACGTGTTGTGAAAGAGAATTTTATAATAGTCACGTGAGTTTCGCATAGGCTGAGAGCCTCTCTATGAGTTAGAGTGTCTTTTCTGTTTTCTACGAGGCACCCATCGTCTCATCACTTGTCTTGTTCGATTTTGTGGTGGAAACAGAGGGACTGGTGCCAATGCCATGATCATGATAATGTAATGACAAACCTCGATAAATAACTATAGGAGGTTAGGTATAGATTTTTAAACACGTGTATGAATGAAATGGTCATTTATTAGAATGTATCACACTAAAAAACAATCTCTTAAGTGAACTGAATCCAAAGAACAAGTGCGTTTGTTCTTGTTACAGTATTACAATATTTGTATGAAACGCACTTGGAACTAGAAATAACAGGATgcaaaaattgaagaaaaatacTATGATACAATGGATGCAAAGTGAAGAACAAAACTATACGCacagatgagagagagagatagtaaCAAATATACATGTGGACATGTGGTACGTATACAACAAAACTTACATAGGGGTGGCCAAAACTCTCATCCTGTTTTAAAACATATGAGACATCACATTTTTAGTTGGAGGAGGGAAATGTGACATGATTTTTCATTCCCGAACTCCCGTTCCCGCAAGGTTGTTTCACAAAATCTCGTCTGTCCACTCTAAGGCGCCTATGAGAGAGTTTACTATTAGACCTCAGCGCAGATGTTGGTTTCGATGTTGAAGACTTTCCAAACTCCTCCTTGCCCTCACTAAAGGTCTTCATCAAAGTCTCTTGTAGTTCCATGTACCGTTGCTTCTTCTGTAGTCGTTTCTCAGGAGTGTCTTCTTCTACGCTAGCGAGATAATTCAAGTCCTCTGTGTCCATGAAGTGATCAAGCGAACAGCGTGGGAAGTAGCGTTTCCCCAGGTCCACTAAAAAAACAtcattagatttttttcttggtaAGAAAAGAGATGAGACATGTAAAAATTTATCCATACCGGTGTCACAAAGTGCTCTTAGTCTACTCAAATGCTTCTCTTGGATAATGAACGGTGCCATGTTTAGGTCCAGTGATGTCCGCTTTGGATCTGCAGGCTCGAGACTAGAAGCTGTAAACTCGCTTGTTTCGTCCAATTTGACGATTTCCATAACAATTACAGCTTCCACTGGAAAGAGAATTTTAGCCAATGCAACTGAAAAGGACATAGCGTTAGCCAACTCAGTTTCCTAAACCGGAACTCGATTCTCAAAAGTGAAGGAAGTAAAAGTACCTCGATTCTCATAATAGAGCAACCTCATCTTCAGTTCCTCGGGAGTCACTGGAAGAGAAGGTGAAGCTTCTCTAGGCAACTTATATTCTAGCTTTTGTGCATGCTCAAGTACCTCTATACATAATCCACCTTTCAGAGAAGGCTTACCTTGCTCTGTAGTAGTATTGTAATCATCCGCTTTAGTGAGCCGTTTCGCAATCACGAGAGCGGTTCTACCATCGAACGTTGTATCCAATGCATTTGCACCTTTTGTCAATAAAGATACTATCAGCTTCGGCTCCTTCCGTATCGCAGCAACATGAAGAACAGTGTACCCTCTTGGATTTCTATGGTTAACATCCGCAAGCTCTAAGTTGATAAGATCATACGCGGTCTTCACATCGCAATGCGCGACAGCAAAATGAAGAGCATACGACTCATCAAGATTAGTGTATCCTTCTGTCAAAAGCATCTTGACAAGCTCAACGTCATCTGAGTCAAGTGCCTTGTATATATTCTTGACATGTTTTTTAAGTTCAGGTGGCtctaaaaaaaactctttacgTATGTAAGTGATTTGCTTGACAATGTGTTGCGGCAAAGACTTGTCAAGACTAACAAATTCCATATCAGACTTCGCAATAATCTTTATGCATCtatcaagaagcttcatgtaTGCTTTACCACATAGAGTATCAAGCTTTAATATAACCAAGATGTCTTCTACCACAATTTTGTCTACAATATCCAAGAACTGTCTCTGAAAATGCAAACAGAGAAGCCTTAAACACGaaattgctttttttgtttcttgattctatAATTGATTTGATGAGTTTTACCTCATACAGAGTCATTAGCTCTGGAATCTGGAAAACGAAAGCCAAATAGAGAACCTCGACCATGAAATCCACCACCGGCCGGCAAGCCACGTGGTAGCAATCGTCATCCACGCAATCAGAAGCTCCTCTCGGCGGAGGCCTCACTCTGCCGCTGTAGACGTAAGCCAAAACAGCCATCACGGAATCAAAGCCGACTTCGTAGTCCTTGGCGATCTCCTTAAGCTCGATCTTCATTACGGCGGTGGATCTTTGGTTCTTGGTGGCAGCTGCGGTGGCTAAAGCGCTTTTGAAGACGGGAACTCGCGCCGAAAGAATACAACGGTGGAAAGAAACTTCCCGGCCGCCGGAGAGAACGAGCTTAGCGTCAGTGTAAAAAGTCTCCGGAGAGTCGAAAACAGACTCGAGACAGTTGGAGAGAAGCTGAAACGCTGCTACCTCCGATGATGTGAGAAACTCTGAACGGTAATCAATAGATGACTCGGCTGCAAAGAAGCTGCTGTTGCCGCTTGTGTTGCTTATTTCGTAGGAATCAGAGAATCTAACGGTGTTGGTGGTGGCCATCATCACAAAATTCGCAacagaaaacaaacaaagaacagAGTCGGAAgcaacagaaaacaaaacagagtcgGGAGACAAGTGTTGGAATTCAAGAAATAAGGacaaaaacactcttttttttttttaatcaaagaacTTATCATCAATGGTCTGTGTCGAGACTAGAGAGCACCTTTGGTGTAAGTTTCTTCGAAACTGGAAAGGTTTTATAAATATCTCTCTTTGCATGTTTCCAATTTTACCAAACAGTGACTGTTCGAGTTTGTCTTTTTTGCCCAATTTCTCTacattttcattcttttttaaaaagcaacATCTGATTCTCATTTCTTGACTACCAAAATTTCCacacataatataaaaaagctGAATCGAATGGACAAGTCAGATAACATATTTAATACTAGCATTCTACGCATTAATGATACCATTCGTATTTGATTAGGCGGAGGCATTTAATTAGTCAAACTTATTCATCATACTGATTTTGACAGATTTAGACTTTTGACTAAAAATTGGTCATAGTCCAATCTTCTTATAATTTAGCCTTACACAACAAAATGGTTAACATTGAAAAATCATAGCCAGTAAACAAAGGAATAATTATCGTTCCCACTACTACTCAATACAACAAACTTGGTTAAGTTTATACACCAGACTGTTTTATTGAttgacccaaaaacttaaaGTTAAGAAACCTATCTTTCGTCAACAAAGGCTAGTCATTCACCTACGTACATTAAATCAAAAGTATCATCAActaaacctttttcttttatacgGAAGGAGTTTTTAAACACTACGATACTAGACGAATTCAGGCCCGGCACATCATCCAGAAAGCACTAAAATTGCTTGCTTCTACAGATCCAACTTcataatacataaaaacaaaaaaaatatcaaacattaTGTCCCTTTCGAACAGAACAATGAAGTAGTCAAGGCAGAGACTGAGAAAGGGGTGATTCATTGTTCATAAATTTAAGTGCTTCCAAGAAAAtaaacaccaaaagaaaaaataatcaaaactcCTTTGAGCTTCATCAAATAAGGAGACGAATTTCACTATAAACCTAAAACTTTTTCTCAATCCCTCATCCTTGATGAACAGAGAATGATCAACATATAATCATAGATTTTTCACGCATTACTTTTTGTTTCGTAGAGCGTAGAGATTACTGTTGCTTGCATTCAGGTGGCCTCTCACCTTGTTGACCCTCACCAACTATCTGAGATCTCCCTCCCTTCTGCagtccaaacaaagaaaaagcaaacGATTATCACATTTGTCACAGACATAGACACAACTACaatatgaatgaaaatgaataaaGTGATCCAAGAGCTTGTCTACTCTCTGCTGTGTCATTAGTGTGTCGTTCTCAAAGTCACGCATAACTACCTAACTACATATTCATGCTTTGTTAGTCTACAGGCTACTATATGATTCATGGACTTCTAGAGGCTGcatttcctatatatattctagaGTTTCATGACTATGCTCAGCCTGAaatttcttgtgtttcttgataACGACTTTCAAGGATTGCTCGAGTGTTTGATTATTCGGCAGGAATTTTGGGGtttcaatcaaataaaaaatttttaGCTTGAAAATGTCGGTTACATACCTTGTTTCCGATTGATGGCTGCATAAAACATTTAAGCGAATTCAATTGATTAGTAAAAACTAAACTGGCAGGtaaattttaacaaacaaaGGAGACAAAGTACTTGGGGCACTGTATACCTTCTTTTTGGTCTTGCtttcttcctcatcctcatcatcat
The sequence above is a segment of the Camelina sativa cultivar DH55 chromosome 10, Cs, whole genome shotgun sequence genome. Coding sequences within it:
- the LOC104717639 gene encoding regulatory protein NPR2-like isoform X1, giving the protein MMATTNTVRFSDSYEISNTSGNSSFFAAESSIDYRSEFLTSSEVAAFQLLSNCLESVFDSPETFYTDAKLVLSGGREVSFHRCILSARVPVFKSALATAAATKNQRSTAVMKIELKEIAKDYEVGFDSVMAVLAYVYSGRVRPPPRGASDCVDDDCYHVACRPVVDFMVEVLYLAFVFQIPELMTLYERQFLDIVDKIVVEDILVILKLDTLCGKAYMKLLDRCIKIIAKSDMEFVSLDKSLPQHIVKQITYIRKEFFLEPPELKKHVKNIYKALDSDDVELVKMLLTEGYTNLDESYALHFAVAHCDVKTAYDLINLELADVNHRNPRGYTVLHVAAIRKEPKLIVSLLTKGANALDTTFDGRTALVIAKRLTKADDYNTTTEQGKPSLKGGLCIEVLEHAQKLEYKLPREASPSLPVTPEELKMRLLYYENRVALAKILFPVEAVIVMEIVKLDETSEFTASSLEPADPKRTSLDLNMAPFIIQEKHLSRLRALCDTVDLGKRYFPRCSLDHFMDTEDLNYLASVEEDTPEKRLQKKQRYMELQETLMKTFSEGKEEFGKSSTSKPTSALRSNSKLSHRRLRVDRRDFVKQPCGNGSSGMKNHVTFPSSN
- the LOC104717639 gene encoding regulatory protein NPR2-like isoform X2 encodes the protein MMATTNTVRFSDSYEISNTSGNSSFFAAESSIDYRSEFLTSSEVAAFQLLSNCLESVFDSPETFYTDAKLVLSGGREVSFHRCILSARVPVFKSALATAAATKNQRSTAVMKIELKEIAKDYEVGFDSVMAVLAYVYSGRVRPPPRGASDCVDDDCYHVACRPVVDFMVEVLYLAFVFQIPELMTLYERQFLDIVDKIVVEDILVILKLDTLCGKAYMKLLDRCIKIIAKSDMEFVSLDKSLPQHIVKQITYIRKEFFLEPPELKKHVKNIYKALDSDDVELVKMLLTEGYTNLDESYALHFAVAHCDVKTAYDLINLELADVNHRNPRGYTVLHVAAIRKEPKLIVSLLTKGANALDTTFDGRTALVIAKRLTKADDYNTTTEQGKPSLKGGLCIEVLEHAQKLEYKLPREASPSLPVTPEELKMRLLYYENRVALAKILFPVEAVIVMEIVKLDETSEFTASSLEPADPKRTSLDLNMAPFIIQEKHLSRLRALCDTEDLNYLASVEEDTPEKRLQKKQRYMELQETLMKTFSEGKEEFGKSSTSKPTSALRSNSKLSHRRLRVDRRDFVKQPCGNGSSGMKNHVTFPSSN